In Oncorhynchus gorbuscha isolate QuinsamMale2020 ecotype Even-year linkage group LG03, OgorEven_v1.0, whole genome shotgun sequence, the DNA window CCCCTCTTCGATAGCCTCCTTAAGGCGAGGAGGCACAAGTGCATCCTACCGGATTACTTCACAGAAGAGTTTTGAATATCTGCCACACGCCTTCAGAATCAGCTGTTGTATTCTCGGAGGAGAAAAACTGTACGTATGCTACTTGTCTCTTTATCTATAAAATGTCTTGCAAAACTAGTCAAATGTGTTTTTGTCACTTTATACAATTATTTTGGGATTCCACCCTGTAAACACCATTTGCCTGAGTCTAATTTCATACGAGCGCATTTctgtcctcttttcctctccttgcCTCCTCTCCTCGATTACCTTTGACATTTTTCAAAAAGGAGGACCAGAGAGGACGCAGAAGTTGAGCCAATCTAATTGGGAAAAGGCCTAAATAGAAATTATAGTTAGTTCACTGCACCTGCTGGCTTACTCCCAGAGGAGCCAATCATAGGCAACCGATCCTGTGGCATCATAGAGCCTGTGGCCTGTGATGACAGAGCAGAGAGATCAGTTTATCTCCATGATAAATACACAGCAACTTGGTCAACAGTGTCACCAGTTTGTAGTACTGTACCTCTCTGGTGGGTGTGGAAGGCTCCTCAACTTGGGGGTCTTTTCTCCTCCCTCGGGGGGTTCGCTGGCTCACCTCAGCCCCGTTGTCACGGGCCCGGCTACGCCGAGGCATCCCTCAcaccgctacacacacacacaaacacttcctTTCTCGTCTTTAATCTTTCGGCAGACAACGCCTTCCGTTTAACTGAGCTCACAGCGAAGTTACTTCACCCTTCAGCACCGACTCCCTCCCACGCATCAATAGACCCCTCCCACGAGTCCTCTCTCTCGCTTCACACTGATCTTTCCCCGGGTGATTTCAGCATACTACAGTTGAATTACAGGTATTTTCTGAAACAACTCTAATCCAGCTATTTTGCAGAGTAATTCCCATATACATTTGTTTGTACACGTCATCGGTCAGAAGGCATCACTTCCCTGCTCCATCTAGCTCTTCAAATAgtacttcttctctctctctctctctctctgattctcatcAGGGAAGTTGGCACACTGACAGATGCTGGATGAAAGGCAATCGGAGACGTGAATAAAATATTCATGTTCATCTACTGCAGTCCTGCCCCACCTAAACCTGTGTACTGACCCCCATCCAGACCTCCATTTCACATTACAGAGGTGGAGTACattactaccccccccccccccaccccacacacacacacacacacacactcaagtcaGTTGATTACTCCCACTTCCCTAACCCCGACTGCCACACCAGCAGAAGCAGTACACCACAAGCAGCCATTCATTCTATAAATCATTTGAGAAAAATATCTTGATTTAAATTAAGTTTATTTCAAAATCCAAATGTACATTATGAAATGAAGGCGTTTGGGTTCTTTGGGTCATTTAGACCGTAAACCATTTCAGATATTCAAATAAACTAATCTTGTTCATGGGTCCAGTTCACAACAGGTCATGTTGTCTTGTCATCCAGACAACGCTGGTATAAAGACACTTtcacacactcctccctccctcccacacagcTCTTTCTTCCAGTATTGTCCTCCCTGTTCCCTTCATCCTCCATGTCGGTCACCTTCAGCAGCTGTAACCCCTGTCCACAGACAACCAcccagcccctgtccccacaTCCAGACACAGACCCAACCCCAGCCTCAATCCAAACCTCCAGCCCTGCTGCGTCTGCCACATGGGAGATGAGCGCTCCCTGTTGGCTGAGTCCGGTAGTGGCCAGCCTCCACAGACACACCCTCTGGTCAGGGGATGTGGACACTAACAGGCCTGGGCTCAGCATCCTCAGGGCGGTCAGAGGGGCAGCGTGGGCTAACGCCACGGACCACTGAGACTGGAGCTGTAGACACACTCTGCTGCCCCCTACCGCCTCCCCCTGGTACTGCACCCTGATGAGTGCTACTGACAGCTGTCCGTCATCTCCTCCGCTGGCCAATGCGATCCAGGATCCGTCTGTATGTCCAGCCCCAAGGCCCTCCTCCCATACGGCCAGGGTGTTGACTCCACTCTGGTGGGCGGGGACTGTTAGACAGGGGCTGGTTGGGGCTAGGGCCGCAGTAGGGGGCTTGTCTGAGTTGGCTACGGTGCTCATATCCCACACTGCTATCCTTCCATCTGTGGCTGCGCTGAAGAGGAACACACgtctgagggagacagagaggtgagagaatgTTCGGCTGATGTTATTATGAGGAGGTCAAAATGATGATGAGGGAAAATGTGGGTTATTCAGAACATGAATAGCATCTTGTGTTGCATTGCCTTTGCAACCAGTCATGGAGCCGTCAGCCCCCCCAGTGCCTCACCGATTGCCGTGTCCATCCTCCAGGCTGCAGGGGGCGATGCTGAGTACACATCTCTCATGATGGAAGCTCTCCCACAGGAGCTCAAACTTTCCCCTCAACTCACTGACTGAgaagagcctgagagagagagagggagagcgagagagagagaaagaaagagagaaagagagagagagcgagagagcaagagagagagcaagagagagagcaagagagagagagagagaggaccgagaaagaaagagagaggaccgagaaagaaagagagagagagagggaaagacaggggtCAAGGAAAGGGGTCAAATAAAAACACTAGGTCCTAATCTTTCGTGTACCTCATGAATTTGACTGGTAGAATAATGATAGTGTACCTCACAGCTCCATCACTGCAGGCCAACGCCAGGAGGACCGACTCTGTCCCATCATCCACCACGGCAATGGACATGTACCTGAAAACACAAACAGCAGAGTAAAACATCAGATTGTGCTTGTGAGAGAATGGGCAGCTGCAAGACAGtatctgtgtgttggtgtgttctgGTAGAAGGCAAGGGAATGTCTTTGTATGATTTAATTGAATGAAAAGTGAGCATTTATATAAAGTACAAGTTCAAACACCTGGTTTCTGCGTCCATTTTCACAGTCTTGTGTCGGTTCCGCATTCTCTCCCACTGATCGTCCAATCGGTGGCTGGCCACCTGTATCACCTGACAGGAGGGCAAGCCTAACTGTCCATTTCCTCCAATCAGCAGCCGGTAGCACTGCATCTGTGCGCGTCCACCTGCAGATACCAGCAGGGCAGAGAGGGACTCTGTCTGttcatctgtccctctgtcaGTCCTTCcatccaaacgtttgactgctGTCAGAGTCCGAACATTCGAGATGTGGTCAGTGATGACCGACAGCACTCTGACCGCGCCCGTCTGCGGTTGGACCGCCAGGACGGTCAAGCTGGTGTCCTCTCCTCCGGTCACCAGCACCTCCCAGCGGCCCTCTCCAGCCTCCCCCACTACCCCCAAGCGACACACACAGCCCACTCCCCTGCCGTGCAGCCCCTGTCTCAGGTCCAGGCTCCCTGCACGGCTGGGTGCTTCCCCAGAGGGTTTAGAGGCCAGGACCACCCCCTGCTTGATGAACACTAGGGCCCCCTGGCCCAAAGAGAGGCCGTCCTGGTGGGGGCAGTAGCTCCAGGACCGATGGCCTCCTCCACAGGGCACTGAGAGCAGCTTCTCCTGCCTCACGGGGTCCCACACTACAAAGTGGACCGAATGGAAGCCCACGATCACAAAGCGGGCCTCTTTCCCACTTCCTTCTGGTTCCTGGGCCCTCTGCTCCTCTTCAGAGTCCTGGGGTTCCAGAAGCAGAACTCTCTCCAGCCACTCCATCCCCCTGCAGGCCCGCTGGACCCTCAAAACCTCCAGTCCCTCTGGTCCAACCCGGAGGACTCTCACACAGCCATCTCTCCCCGCACTGTACAGCAGCCCCCGGTGCTCCGACACCCACGTCACCCCCTGCTTTCCATGCACCCCGAACAGAGAGCTCACAGGCATGAGGGTCAGCCCTGCCCTGctggcctctctctcctcatcctcctctccgaCTACCACGTCCCCCTTTTCATCATGGCTTTCAACCAGCCCATTATgtgcctctcttcccctctcttcatcctcatgCTCTTCTCcagctcccctcttcttctcttgaTGGTGTtcactctcttcaaacagcagcagtgatcctctcctgtctccacatACCCACAGTGTCCCCTGTGGGCGGTTGAGGTAAACTATAGCAGTGAGCCAGCGTTTGGCAcagggaggcagaaggagaggacGGAGTGGTTCCACCCTGAGAGCCAGTCCAGTGTCTCTCATCTCTACCTCCACCTGCCAACGATGGACCAGGCCCTCTGCTCCGGATGCCAGCAGGTACCCCCCTCGCCCCTGCCCCTCTGCCTGGCCCTTCACCCACAGCACACTGTGGACTTTCCCTGGCCCTGCCCTCAGCAACACCCCCGCGCCAGGCTGCGACAAGGGGAAGACCTGCACCCCTCCACTGAGGCTGCCTAAAGCACACAGCCCCTCCCTGGATGCAGCAGCCCCCCAACCCCTCACCCGTAGCACCTCCATCACACAGTAGGACTGGAACTCAGGACCCCCCTCCCATAGGAGACCCCACCGCACCCCCTCATAGAGGTAGACCTCCCCATGGTCTGTGTTCACCACCACCCTGCCCTGGATCCAGTGCCCGTcccccaccacacccaccaccttGGGGACGCCTCGACCCTGGAAGCCTAGGTCCACCAGGATCTCCGCGTCCCCCTGCCCTCCCTCGgcatctcccttctcctcctccccccacccgCCACAGGCGGATCCCTCCATCTGCCCCTCCGGTGGCCACCCACCTGTCCtggccctcccctccctcactgaCTGCCAACGCCCTCACCCCCGGACCGGTGGCCTTTCAGTGTCCGAGccaccctcccccacctccccagtCCCACAGCAGACAGGCCCCGTCCTCCCCAGCGCTGTACACCCGTCCAGGGGACAGCTTGACGGAAAACACCCTGGCTTGGTGTCCATACAACACCCGCAGACACGTCGGGCTGGGGTCTCCACACCCCCTCCAGCACCCCCAGGTCCCCCACCCCCAGACCCTTACACTGCGGTCGTCCGAGGCGGAGGCCAGCCAACCAGTCTCCCGGCGGTAACAGAGGCTAAAGATGACGCCACTGTGACCTGGCAGACGCTTCTCCACTGGGGCCTTCCCGCCCAGCTGTGCTCCTCCTGGCCTCCAGAGCACCAGCTGGTTGAACACAGTCCCCCCAACCAGGACAGAGTCCTCCCAGTTCCCACCCAGGAGCAGGGCGGAGTACAGCAAACACCCCTCCTGGCAAGAGCAGAGGGCCAGGACGCAGCCCTCAACAGGATCCAGCAACAGAGCAGCGTTGTGGGCCAGAGCCACGCCGAGGAGTGGACCTTTCTCTCCAGAGACCCAGCGGACATCCAGAGCCCAGTCGGGCAGCTCCATGAGGGGGCCCAGCGGCTCTAGCCTCTGCCCTCCAGCACTCAGCCTCAGCAAGCGCACAGCCTTCCCTCCAAACACTACCACCTCATCGTCTGGGTCACTGgtccgtctgtctcctgtctgtggtTTGGGACGAATCCCATGGATGCGGTAGTTGAGGAGCACGCTCAGTGAGGTGGAGGCTTTGGACTGAGATTGGAGGCGGTACACTGTCAGGATCGGACCCTCACCTGTATGGACGCATGCACATGTCAAATATCTAATCACACTTAATGACAGAGCAGAGGAAGGGacaaaggaagagaggaaggataCAATTTATAAGTATTTGGGAAATGGTCCAGATCAGATTGATCATGCAAGGGTTTTTAATGTCACAATCACTACCACAGTGAAAtacctttcttgcaaactcaaaacccaacaatgcaataatcaatagCAATGTAATACGAGAAAAAACACACGAGAAATAAGAAGAACACAATAAGTAagtaacatactatatacagggtcagttcaataccatactatatacagggtcagttcaataccttactatatacagggtcagttcaatgccatactatatacagggtcagttcaatatcatactacatacagggtcagttcaataccttactatatacagggtcagttcaatgccatactatatacagggtcagttcagtaccatactatatacagggtcagttcaataccatactatatacagggtcagttcaataccatactatatacagggtcagttcaataccttACTATATACcaggtcagttcaataccatactatatacagggtcagttcagtaccatactatatacagggtcagttcaataccatactatatacagggtcagttcagtaccatactatatacagggtcagttcaataccatactatatacagggtcagttcaataccatactatatacagggtcagttcagtaccatactatatacagggtcagttcaataccatactatatacagggtcagttcaataccatactatatacagggtcagttcaataccatactatatacagggtcagttcagtaccatactatatacagggtcagttcaataccatatgtacaatgtgcagggacactggagtgatggaggtagatatgtataggggtgaggggactaggcaacaggatagaagATAAACAGAATAGCAGCAGCTTGTATGCGAGTGGATGTgtgggtgtgtagagtcagtataaatgtatgtgcatattatgtgcGATTGAgcagatggagtgtgtgtgtgtgtgtgtgtgtgtgtgtgtgtgtgtgtgtgtgtgtgtgtgtgtgtgtgtgtgtgtgtgtgtgtgtgtgtgtgtgtgtgtgtgtgtgtgtgtgtgtgtgtgtgtgtgtgtgtgtgtgtgtgtgtgtgtgtgtgtgtgtgtgtgtgtgtgtgtgtgtgtgtgtgtgtgtgtgtgtgtgtgtgtgtgtagggccctctgagtgtgcaTAGAAACAgtgcaaaaatataaataaaaggTCAACAAAGATGTAAGCTTAACTCATATAGTCTGTGTAGCTATTTTTGTTCGATTTTTATTGCTTGTGGATAGAAGCCGTTCAAGAGTATGTTGGTgccagacttgatgcaccggtacggCTTGCCGTGCAGAAGCAAagagaatagtctatggcttgggtggttggagtctaTAATGATTTTCCGGACATTTCTACCACACCGCTTGACACAGATATCCTGGATGGTAGGGAGCTCGgtccaagtgatgtactgggctgtccacaccaACCTCTGTAGCACCATGCGATCGAGGGCGGTGCTAATGCTATGCCAGGCAATGACTTTGCCAGtcaaaatgctctcaatggtgcagctgtagaaccatttgagaatctgaggacccataccaaatcttttcagtctcctgaggttttgtcgtgccctcttcacaactgtcttggtgtgcttggaccatgttctttatcggtgatgtggacaccaaggaacttgaagctctcaacctgctccactgcatccccatcgatgagaatgggggtgtgctccgatcctctttttcctgtagtccacaatcatctcctttgtcttgatcacgttgagggagagcttGTTGTCCTTGCAGCTCACGGTTGAGGGAGAGCTTGTTGTCCTTGCAGCACACGGCcacgtctctgacctcctccctataggctgtctcgttgttgtcggtgatcaggcctaccgctgttgtgtcatcggcaaacttaatgatggtgttggagttgtgcctggtctTGCAGTCAcgagtgaacatggagtacaggagggggctgagcatgcacccctgaggggcccgtgttgaggatcagcgtggtggatgtgttgttacctacccttaccacctagggGCGGCCGCCAGGAAgcccagaatccagttgcagagggaggagttTAATCCCAGGCTCCTTAgattattgatgagctttgagggcactatggtgttgaacgctgagctgtagtcaatgaataacattctcacataggtaaggttcattttgtccaggtgggaaagggcagtgtggagtgcaatagagattgcatcatctgtggatctgtcgggccgtatgcaaattggagtgggtctagggtttcagggatcatggtgttgatgtgagccatgatcagtctttcaaagcacgtcatggctacagacgtgagtgctacgggttggtagtcatttaggcaggttaccttagtgttcttgtgcacatgcactatggtggtctgcttgaaaaatGTTTCTATTACggactcagacagggagaagttgaaaatgtccgtgaagacacttgccagttggtcagcgcatgctcgcagtacacgtcctggtaatatgtctggccctgtggccatgtgaatgttgacctgtctaaaggtc includes these proteins:
- the wdr6 gene encoding LOW QUALITY PROTEIN: WD repeat-containing protein 6 (The sequence of the model RefSeq protein was modified relative to this genomic sequence to represent the inferred CDS: deleted 1 base in 1 codon; substituted 1 base at 1 genomic stop codon), whose protein sequence is MLSGAVDERLSAGSVSMSVMMAIETAALVVPVTALEFLREECLLTGEGPILTVYRLQSQSKASTSLSVLLNYRIHGIRPKPQTGDRRTSDPDDEVVVFGGKAVRLLRLSAGGQRLEPLGPLMELPDWALDVRWVSGEKGPLLGVALAHNAALLLDPVEGCVLALCSCQEGCLLYSALLLGGNWEDSVLVGGTVFNQLVLWRPGGAQLGGKAPVEKRLPGHSGVIFSLCYRRETGWLASASDDRSVRVWGWGTWGCWRGCGDPSPTCLRVLYGHQARVFSVKLSPGRVYSAGEDGACLLWDWGGGGGWLGHXKATGPGVRALAVSEGGEGQDRWVATGGADGGIRLWRVGGGGKGDAEGGQGDAEILVDLGFQGRGVPKVVGVVGDGHWIQGRVVVNTDHGEVYLYEGVRWGLLWEGGPEFQSYCVMEVLRVRGWGAAASREGLCALGSLSGGVQVFPLSQPGAGVLLRAGPGKVHSVLWVKGQAEGQGRGGYLLASGAEGLVHRWQVEVEMRDTGLALRVEPLRPLLLPPCAKRWLTAIVYLNRPQGTLWVCGDRRGSLLLFEESEHHQEKKRGAGEEHEDEERGREAHNGLVESHDEKGDVVVGEEDEEREASRAGLTLMPVSSLFGVHGKQGVTWVSEHRGLLYSAGRDGCVRVLRVGPEGLEVLRVQRACRGMEWLERVLLLEPQDSEEEQRAQEPEGSGKEARFVIVGFHSVHFVVWDPVRQEKLLSVPCGGGHRSWSYCPHQDGLSLGQGALVFIKQGVVLASKPSGEAPSRAGSLDLRQGLHGRGVGCVCRLGVVGEAGEGRWEVLVTGGEDTSLTVLAVQPQTGAVRVLSVITDHISNVRTLTAVKRLDGRTDRGTDEQTESLSALLVSAGGRAQMQCYRLLIGGNGQLGLPSCQVIQVASHRLDDQWERMRNRHKTVKMDAETRYMSIAVVDDGTESVLLALACSDGAVRLFSVSELRGKFELLWESFHHERCVLSIAPCSLEDGHGNRRVFLFSAATDGRIAVWDMSTVANSDKPPTAALAPTSPCLTVPAHQSGVNTLAVWEEGLGAGHTDGSWIALASGGDDGQLSVALIRVQYQGEAVGGSRVCLQLQSQWSVALAHAAPLTALRMLSPGLLVSTSPDQRVCLWRLATTGLSQQGALISHVADAAGLEVWIEAGVGSVSGCGDRGWVVVCGQGLQLLKVTDMEDEGNREDNTGRKSCVGGREECVKVSLYQRCLDDKTT